From Pieris rapae chromosome 3, ilPieRapa1.1, whole genome shotgun sequence, a single genomic window includes:
- the LOC110991548 gene encoding allergen Tha p 1-like, with product MKLALVLVLSCLALAWAKPSTYTDKYDNVNVDEVLESDRLLKGYVECLMERSRCPPDAKTLKETLPDALENECKKCTAKQKTNADKVVRHLVNKRPELWKELASKYDPKDQYQQRYKDKIDAVKET from the coding sequence ATGAAGTTAGCACTTGTCTTGGTTCTTAGCTGCCTTGCCTTAGCTTGGGCGAAACCTTCAACATACACTGACAAGTATGACAATGTCAACGTGGATGAAGTGCTGGAATCCGATCGCCTATTGAAAGGGTATGTTGAATGTCTTATGGAGAGAAGCAGGTGTCCACCAGACGCGAAGACCTTGAAGGAAACTCTTCCAGATGCTTTGGAAAACGAATGTAAGAAATGTACAGCGAAACAAAAGACTAACGCCGACAAAGTCGTAAGGCACTTGGTGAACAAGCGTCCGGAGCTGTGGAAGGAATTGGCCTCAAAATACGACCCAAAAGACCAGTACCAACAGCGGTACAAGGACAAGATTGACGCTGTCAAAGAAACATAA